CTGGGCTGGCTAATGCAGCAAGTAATGAACTGGGGAGTCCTCGCTGTTATTATCATCTTCCAGCCTGAATTACGCCGTGCCCTTGAACAGTTAGGAAGAGGGCAGTTGTTCACGAGGACAACTGTTGGACAGGAAGAAGATGAGCAGGATAGGTTAGTTGAAAGTATAGTGAAATCAACATCTTATATGGCTAAGCGTAGAATTGGCGCTTTAATCTCAATTGAAAAGGAAACAGATTTAAGTGATTACATAGAAACAGGCATACCTATAGAATCACACATTTCCTCAGAACTATTGATCAATATTTTTATACCAAATACACCGCTTCATGATGGAGCAGTTATTCTTCGAAATAATCAGATAGCTGCAGCTGCGTGTTATTTGCCGTTATCGGAAAGTCCGTTTATTTCAAAAGAACTTGGTACTAGACATAGAGCTGCTATGGGGGTTAGTGAGGCGACTGATTGTCTAACGATTATTGTATCGGAGGAAACAGGGAGTATATCCCTGACGAAAAACAGCGAGCTTTATCGTGATTTGGATATAGAAACATTTAAGAGTATGTTATCAAAAGAATTAATTTTGGATAACAAACAAGCTTCCTCGACACTCTGGAATTGGAGGGGGAAGAAAAATGGATAAATATACAAACAGCGTCTGGTTTTCAAGGTTGGTTGCTTTGGCAATAGCTGCTCTTCTATTTACATCTGTTAATTTCGAATCCAAAAATGAAAATGGTTCCTTGGGTTTTAATACGCCTGGTAAGGTTTCTCAAGAAGTAATAGAAGATGTACCAGTTGAAATAGATTATGATCAAGAAAACTTGGTCGTTACAGGTGCCCCGGAAACAGTGAGAATTACCCTTGAAGGGGTTAAAAGTTTGCTGCTCTCGGCTAAAACTCAACGAGATTTCCAAGTCTATATTGACCTTTCTGATCCTGAAATTACATTGGGAGAGAAAAAGGTACCGTTAAAAATCCGTAATCTTAATGAAAAATTAACAGCTACCCTCTCACCTGCGTATGCAACCGTTATGGTTCAGGAAAAGGTGACAAAAGAATTTTCAGTAGATGTTGATTACAACCGTTCGTTATTAGAAGAGGGATACACAGCTGAAAATCCAACGAGTAATCCTCAAACGGTTAAGATCACAGGAGCCAAAGATGTTATTGATCAAATTTCTTTTGTAAAAGCGACACTTGGTTTAACAAAAGGAATGGATGAATCAGTTAATCGTGAAGCAACCGTTAAAGCGCTGGATCGAGACCTGAATAAGCTTAATGTGACGATTGAACCAGCAGTGGTGAACGTCTCATTAAAAGTGAATATTCCTTCTAAAACAGTCCCAATTAGGCCAATACAGTCAGGCAAGCTAAAGAGCGGACTGGAGATAAAAAGTCTGACCACGGATGATAAAGAAGTGACGATTTATGGAAAAGAATCAGTTCTTGAGAACATCAACGAAGTTACTGTCCCAGTCAACGTTTCTAATATAACAGGGGATGCTGTATATGAACTTCCAATTAGTGTTCCAGATGATGTGAAAAAAGTTTCGAAGGATACAGTGAAGGTGAACATTAAGACCAAAAAAGCGGATTCTGATTCGGAGACTGATTCCGAAACTGAGCCCGATACCGATTCTGAGACTACTAAACCCGATGATACAAACAATGCAGATAAACCTGTAGATAACCCGACTGAGGATACCAATACAGATGAAGATGAAGAGGTAAGCATTCAAACCAAGAAATTCTCGAATCTTAAGATCCAAACAGTTGGGCTGGACAATGATCGTTCGATGAAGTTTGTAAATCCTTCAATTGGCTCGATGGGTATTACCTTTAAGGGCACTAGAGCCGAGTTGAATAAACTTAAAGAGGCGAATATACAGTTATCTGTTAATGTAAGTCAGTTGGAAGCAGGGACTCATGATGTCGCTGTGCAGGTTAAGGCGCCGGATAAAACAAATTGGGAACTTGATTCAAGAATGGTCACAATTTCTATTACTGATAATGAGGAAGAGACTTCCTAACGTTTACGGGAACAATTAGAAAAAGGAGCGATTATGAAAATGGGTAAATATTTTGGTACTGACGGGGTAAGAGGGGTTGCCAACAGCGAGTTGACACCAGAATTGGCTTTTAAACTAGGACGTTTCGGCGGATACGTACTAACAAAAGATACACAGCGTCCTAAAGTTTTAA
The Peribacillus sp. FSL H8-0477 genome window above contains:
- the cdaA gene encoding diadenylate cyclase CdaA, giving the protein MSLSTLSNLPFIDYVINLIDILLVWFVLYKLLVIIRGTKAIQLLKGIFVIVIVRSLSSLIGFNTLGWLMQQVMNWGVLAVIIIFQPELRRALEQLGRGQLFTRTTVGQEEDEQDRLVESIVKSTSYMAKRRIGALISIEKETDLSDYIETGIPIESHISSELLINIFIPNTPLHDGAVILRNNQIAAAACYLPLSESPFISKELGTRHRAAMGVSEATDCLTIIVSEETGSISLTKNSELYRDLDIETFKSMLSKELILDNKQASSTLWNWRGKKNG
- a CDS encoding CdaR family protein — encoded protein: MDKYTNSVWFSRLVALAIAALLFTSVNFESKNENGSLGFNTPGKVSQEVIEDVPVEIDYDQENLVVTGAPETVRITLEGVKSLLLSAKTQRDFQVYIDLSDPEITLGEKKVPLKIRNLNEKLTATLSPAYATVMVQEKVTKEFSVDVDYNRSLLEEGYTAENPTSNPQTVKITGAKDVIDQISFVKATLGLTKGMDESVNREATVKALDRDLNKLNVTIEPAVVNVSLKVNIPSKTVPIRPIQSGKLKSGLEIKSLTTDDKEVTIYGKESVLENINEVTVPVNVSNITGDAVYELPISVPDDVKKVSKDTVKVNIKTKKADSDSETDSETEPDTDSETTKPDDTNNADKPVDNPTEDTNTDEDEEVSIQTKKFSNLKIQTVGLDNDRSMKFVNPSIGSMGITFKGTRAELNKLKEANIQLSVNVSQLEAGTHDVAVQVKAPDKTNWELDSRMVTISITDNEEETS